A single window of Magnetococcus marinus MC-1 DNA harbors:
- a CDS encoding cold-shock protein produces MSQRETGTVKWFNDDKGFGFVARDNDKGDVFVHHSAISGTGFKSLKEGQRVEFAVVDGRKGPACEDVVAI; encoded by the coding sequence ATGTCTCAACGCGAAACCGGAACTGTGAAGTGGTTTAACGACGATAAAGGCTTTGGCTTTGTTGCCCGTGACAATGACAAAGGCGATGTTTTCGTACACCACTCGGCCATCAGCGGCACAGGTTTCAAGTCACTCAAAGAGGGTCAACGTGTGGAGTTTGCCGTAGTCGATGGCCGTAAAGGCCCCGCCTGCGAAGATGTGGTTGCCATTTAA